The following coding sequences are from one Lolium rigidum isolate FL_2022 chromosome 6, APGP_CSIRO_Lrig_0.1, whole genome shotgun sequence window:
- the LOC124668310 gene encoding uncharacterized protein LOC124668310 — METQRVVVLVEDAPASRAALQWAVRNFIRGGDSIALLHVCPPSRSRRRRRGLRLRGFQLALAFKDLCNGIAEAKVEIVVREGELGETVAAAVGQLKATTLVLGIHDKSFIYSAPSPSAGVSSLGCRVLAIRENATARHGFMEAELIQIETIRLHVPPPKIPFPILTLPLGVIWRRSSSKRRK, encoded by the exons ATGGAGACGCAgagggtggtggtgctggtggaggACGCGCCGGCGTCCCGGGCCGCGCTGCAGTGGGCGGTGCGCAACTTCATCCGCGGCGGCGACTCCATCGCGCTGCTTCACGTGTGCCCGCCCtcgcggtccaggcggcggcgtcGTGGCCTCCGGCTCCGCGGCTTCCAGCTCGCGCTCGCGTTCAAGGACCTCTGCAACGGCATCGCAGAG GCGAAGGTGGAGATCGTGGTGCGGGAGGGGGAGCTCGgggagacggtggcggcggcggtcggccaGCTCAAAGCCACAACGCTCGTCCTCGGCATCCACGACAAGAGCTTCATCTACAG CGCGCCGAGCCCGTCCGCCGGAGTGAGCAGCCTGGGGTGCAGGGTCCTCGCCATCCGGGAGAACGCCACGGCGCGGCACGGGTTCATGGAGGCGGAGCTCATCCAGATCGAGACCATCAGATTGCA CGTTCCGCCGCCGAAGATCCCGTTCCCGATCCTCACGCTGCCGCTGGGCGTGATATGGAGGAGATCGTCGTCAAAGAGGAGGAAATGA
- the LOC124664566 gene encoding protein decapping 5-like: protein LLLLVVRAAGGWAAASPETYLGSLISLTSKSEIRYEGVLYNINTEESSIGLRNVRSFGTEGRKKDGIQIPASDKVYEYILFRGSDIKDLQVKSSPPQPPPPQPAALHNDPAIIQSHYPQPASTSSSLPTAGGAALPDLSSQPAQYGFQRPSFQSNIPLYQPGNTPWGSSVPPAGNGAGLSVPPMYWQGYYAPPGSLPQHLQQPPLLQPTPGLSAPQTFQYPGLNPSLQSGPQKLSELQPPLLQPSVAGQGPSSSIMPATAAPSASLLGPEASKPLPNMVPLFTPPVPSHVTSLPIASQPIPMTETNATASKNLNSAANPSSTLSYQTVSQAISSTVASSSTAGLEMPAPLLASSGQLLQNAPSMLSSSQSMQTPLQMSSNIAKPADPKTRVAEPLLPDPPTRALPENNEPILPLPKQTPQKYNGASSQSHHNFRGRGRGRGSSALSQSLTKFTEEFDFMAMNEKFNKDEVWGNLGKKSQSRDKDELGDDVFNEDLEYDETDNPELDVKPVYVKDDFFDSLSGGTFGRGGQNGRPRFSELRKMDTETFGDFPRHRQPYRGGGRGYRGGGRSRGSYYGGRDYGNMGGGRDYGNMGRGGQENYYGGRGGGYGNTGRGGGQENYYGGRGGYGNTGRGGGQENYYGGRGGYGNTGRGGGQEDF, encoded by the exons ctcctcctcctcgtcgtccgcgcGGCCGGCGGCTGGGCGGCGGCGTCGCCGGAGACGTACCTCGGGAGCCTCATCAGCCTCACCTCCAAGAGCGAGATCAGGTACGAGGGCGTCCTCTACAACATCAACACCGAGGAGTCCAGCATCGGCCTCCGCAATG TGCGGTCATTTGGAACCGAAGGCCGGAAGAAGGACGGGATACAGATTCCCGCTAGCGACAAGGTTTACGAGTACATACTCTTCCGCGGAAGTGATATCAAG GATTTGCAAGTTAAGTCGTcaccaccacaaccaccaccaccacaaccagCTGCCCTGCACAATGATCCTGCCATAATCCAG TCACATTATCCTCAGCCAGCATCGACTTCTTCAAGTTTGCCGACTGCTGGTGGTGCAGCTTTACCAGACCTCAGCTCCCAGCCAGCTCAATATGGGTTCCAGAGGCCAAGTTTTCAGAGTAATATTCCTCTGTATCAACCAGGAAATACTCCGTGGGGATCTTCTGTCCCACCTGCTGGAAATGGTGCAGGGCTCTCAGTCCCCCCGATGTACTGGCAGGGATACTATGCACCTCCAGGTAGCCTTCCACAGCATTTGCAGCAACCTCCTTTGCTTCAGCCCACACCTGGATTATCAGCTCCACAGACTTTCCAGTATCCAGGGCTGAATCCCTCTTTACAATCTGGGCCACAGAAACTTTCAGAACTTCAGCCCCCCTTGTTACAACCATCAGTTGCTGGTCAAGGCCCTTCCTCAAGTATCATGCCTGCTACGGCGGCACCTTCTGCTAGCTTATTAGGTCCAGAAGCATCAAAGCCTCTGCCGAACATGGTACCTTTGTTTACTCCTCCGGTGCCATCTCATGTTACCTCCCTTCCTATAGCCAGCCAGCCAATTCCCATGACTGAAACTAATGCGACGGCATCAAAGAACTTAAATTCTGCTGCAAATCCAAGCTCAACACTGTCATATCAAACAGTATCGCAGGCAATTTCTTCCACTGTTGCCTCATCTAGTACAGCTGGATTGGAGATGCCAGCACCTTTGTTGGCATCATCTGGTCAACTATTGCAGAATGCTCCATCCATGCTTTCATCATCTCAGTCCATGCAGACACCTTTACAGATGAGCAGCAACATTGCTAAGCCTGCTGACCCTAAAACACGGGTTGCCGAACCATTGCTACCTGATCCGCCGACACGTGCTCTACCTGAAAACAATGAGCCTATACTACCATTGCCAAAACAGACACCACAAAAG TACAATGGAGCTAGTTCACAGAGCCACCACAACTTTAGAGGCCGTGGAAGAGGTAGAGGCAGTAGTGCG CTGTCGCAATCACTAACAAAATTTACTGAAGAATTCGATTTCATGGCCATGAATGAGAAGTTCAACAAAGATGAAGTATGGGGTAATCTTGGTAAGAAATCCCAGTCTAGGGATAAAGATGAGCTAGGAGATGATGTATTTAATGAAGACCTGGAGTATGATGAAACAGACAATCCAGAGTTAGATGTTAAG CCCGTCTACGTCAAGGACGATTTCTTTGATTCCCTTTCTGGTGGAACATTTGGACGCGGAGGGCAAAATGGAAGGCCTAGATTTTCAGAACTGAGGAAAATGGATACAGAG ACTTTTGGCGATTTCCCAAGGCATCGCCAGCCCTACCGTGGTGGTGGTCGGGGTTATCGCGGCGGTGGTCGTTCCCGTGGGTCGTACTATGGCGGCAGAGACTATGGAAACATGGGTGGTGGCAGAGACTATGGAAACATGGGAAGGGGTGGCCAGGAAAACTACTATGGTGGAAGAGGAGGTGGCTATGGAAACACGGGGAGGGGTGGTGGTCAGGAGAACTACTACGGTGGCAGAGGAGGCTACGGAAACACGGGGAGGGGTGGTGGCCAGGAGAACTACTACGGTGGCAGAGGAGGCTACGGGAACACGGGGAGGGGTGGTGGCCAGGAAGACTTCTGA
- the LOC124667284 gene encoding peptidyl-prolyl cis-trans isomerase CYP26-2, chloroplastic isoform X2 has product MSHRILNTSKPTLPPSPPPPQLQHPPPQPPPKLGRRAAVAIAVSPALLGITPVVVAAAQEQEVVPAAAATCIDELPITATAFLDVSIGGEPAGRITIGLFGDAAPAGAARFLSLATGVGYRRKEFVKVVPGYVQHAGVVSYPALPAVTDRLAAEMDAVRARCGGGGGTTMHAAGAVSIVVRDPSLPPPRPKLVARGGKLEIQQEQAGVVPNGTEFVIATRDSPELDASALVVGKVVDGMDVVAKIAAVPTVKDNSGSGYFKVAKLIGDKRAVVAERGFNRPYTKILVTNCGILE; this is encoded by the exons ATGTCGCATCGAATCCTCAACACCTCCAAGCCCACActgccgccttcgccgccgccgcctcagctCCAACACCCTCCACCGCAACCGCCGCCAAAGCTCGGTCGCCGCGCCGCTGTCGCCATCGCGGTCTCGCCGGCGCTCCTCGGAATCACCCCTGTGGTGGTGG CAGCAGCTCAAGAACAAGAAGTGGTGCCAGCAGCAGCGGCGACCTGCATCGATGAGCTGCCGATCACAGCAACGGCCTTCCTGGACGTGTCCATCGGCGGCGAGCCGGCGGGCCGCATCACCATCGGCCTCTTCGGCGACGCGGCCCCCGCCGGCGCAGCCCGGTTCCTGTCCCTCGCCACGGGCGTCGGGTACCGGCGCAAGGAGTTCGTGAAGGTGGTGCCGGGGTACGTGCAGCACGCCGGCGTGGTGTCGTACCCAGCCCTCCCGGCGGTGACCGACCGGCTGGCCGCCGAGATGGACGCCGTGCGCGcgcgctgcggcggcggcggcgggacgacgATGCACGCGGCGGGGGCGGTGTCGATCGTGGTGCGGGACCCGAGCCTGCCGCCGCCGAGGCCGAAGCTGGTGGCGCGGGGCGGGAAGCTGGAGATACAGCAGGAGCAGGCGGGCGTGGTGCCCAACGGCACCGAGTTCGTGATCGCGACCAGGGACTCGCCCGAGCTGGACGCGTCGGCGCTGGTGGTGGGCAAGGTCGTGGACGGCATGGACGTCGTCGCCAAGATCGCCGCCGTGCCCACCGTCAAGGACAACAGCGGCTCCGGCTACTTCAA GGTGGCCAAGCTGATCGGGGACAAGAGAGCGGTGGTTGCAGAGCGAGGGTTCAACCGCCCTTACACAAAGATTCTAGTCACCAACTGTGGAATCCTAGAGTAG
- the LOC124667284 gene encoding peptidyl-prolyl cis-trans isomerase CYP26-2, chloroplastic isoform X1 — translation MSHRILNTSKPTLPPSPPPPQLQHPPPQPPPKLGRRAAVAIAVSPALLGITPVVVAPPSARAQEAAPAAQEQEVVPAAAATCIDELPITATAFLDVSIGGEPAGRITIGLFGDAAPAGAARFLSLATGVGYRRKEFVKVVPGYVQHAGVVSYPALPAVTDRLAAEMDAVRARCGGGGGTTMHAAGAVSIVVRDPSLPPPRPKLVARGGKLEIQQEQAGVVPNGTEFVIATRDSPELDASALVVGKVVDGMDVVAKIAAVPTVKDNSGSGYFKVAKLIGDKRAVVAERGFNRPYTKILVTNCGILE, via the exons ATGTCGCATCGAATCCTCAACACCTCCAAGCCCACActgccgccttcgccgccgccgcctcagctCCAACACCCTCCACCGCAACCGCCGCCAAAGCTCGGTCGCCGCGCCGCTGTCGCCATCGCGGTCTCGCCGGCGCTCCTCGGAATCACCCCTGTGGTGGTGGCGCCACCGTCCGCCAGGGCGCAAGAAGCGGCACCAGCAGCTCAAGAACAAGAAGTGGTGCCAGCAGCAGCGGCGACCTGCATCGATGAGCTGCCGATCACAGCAACGGCCTTCCTGGACGTGTCCATCGGCGGCGAGCCGGCGGGCCGCATCACCATCGGCCTCTTCGGCGACGCGGCCCCCGCCGGCGCAGCCCGGTTCCTGTCCCTCGCCACGGGCGTCGGGTACCGGCGCAAGGAGTTCGTGAAGGTGGTGCCGGGGTACGTGCAGCACGCCGGCGTGGTGTCGTACCCAGCCCTCCCGGCGGTGACCGACCGGCTGGCCGCCGAGATGGACGCCGTGCGCGcgcgctgcggcggcggcggcgggacgacgATGCACGCGGCGGGGGCGGTGTCGATCGTGGTGCGGGACCCGAGCCTGCCGCCGCCGAGGCCGAAGCTGGTGGCGCGGGGCGGGAAGCTGGAGATACAGCAGGAGCAGGCGGGCGTGGTGCCCAACGGCACCGAGTTCGTGATCGCGACCAGGGACTCGCCCGAGCTGGACGCGTCGGCGCTGGTGGTGGGCAAGGTCGTGGACGGCATGGACGTCGTCGCCAAGATCGCCGCCGTGCCCACCGTCAAGGACAACAGCGGCTCCGGCTACTTCAA GGTGGCCAAGCTGATCGGGGACAAGAGAGCGGTGGTTGCAGAGCGAGGGTTCAACCGCCCTTACACAAAGATTCTAGTCACCAACTGTGGAATCCTAGAGTAG